GCAACCGGTCGGCCCGGGATTCTCGCATTCGAAGGGGCGTATCACGGTCTCGCCCTGGGCGTCCTCGACGCCACCTCGCGCGAGGACTTTCGCAATCCGTTTGCAGAGCGCTTGCCGGATCTCACCGTGTTCGCAGCGTTCGACGATCTCGATGCCGCCCACCGCGCAATTCGCGACACAGAGATTCCGATCGGCGCCGTGTTGGTCGAACCCATTCAGGGTCGCGGCGGCGAACGCGTTCCAGCACCCGGTTACCTCAAAGGCCTGTTGGACTTGTGCCGCGCCAACGGCATGTTGCTGATCGCCGACGAAATTTATACGGGGTTTGGCAGAACCGGTCGTTGGTTCGCCTGTGAGCACGAAGATGTAGTGCCCGATCTGCTGTGCGTCGGCAAAGGCATGGCTTCAGGCATGCCCATCTCCGCTTGCCTCGGGCGGCGCGAGACGATGGACGCCTGGCCTGTATCTCGGGGCGAGGCGTTGCACACGCAGACGTTCATCGGGCATCCCACCGGTTGCGCCGCGGCGCTCGCCTGCATCGAAGTGCTGGAAAGCGAGGGCTATGTAGAACGAGCCGCGAGTCTGGGCGCCCGGGCCCTCGACCATCTTGCGGAGCACGCCGCCTCGCGAGCTGAAATCGTCGAAATTCGGGGCCGGGGTCTGATGATCGGCATCGAAGTTGTTGCGTCGCCCGGCGCTGCGGTGGCATGTCGGCGGGCGCTGGCCAGGGGAGTCATCGCGCTGCCCTCCGGAAGTCGAGGGGAAGTCGTCTCCGTGACCCCTCCGCTGTGCATCGACGAAGCAGCGTTCCTCGCCGCCCTCGACGTGCTGGTCGAGAGTCTTTCGTGAGCCCCGTGCGCGAAGCTTGCGACCCGCGTCGGCGCGAACTCGACGCCAAGATTCTTGGCTGGATGCGGGAGTCCACATGGCAAGACGACGAAGCGCGCTTCGATGCCATGGCATGTGAGCTGTTTGCTTTTCAGTTCGAGCACTGTCTCCCCTACGCGCGTTTCTGCGAAGCTCGCGGTGTGACACCGGGCAAGCTTTCGCACTGGAGCGAAATCCCGGCCGTCCCCTCCACAGCCTTCAAGGAGGCGAGGCTTCACAGTTTTGACCCAGCGTCCACTGCAAAGGTCTTTCACACGAGCGGCACGACCAGCGCGCGCCCCGGCGCACTCTACCTCGACACCCTGGAACTCTACGAAGCGTCTCTTCTGTCGAGCATCCGACGTTTTGTCTTTCCCGATTTGGGCGTTGGACCTGCAGCCGAAGCGCCGAGGATGTCCATTCGAATTCTCGCGAGCGATCCCGCCGAAGCGAAAGACTCGTCGCTTTCACATATGTTTGGCGTTGTACTTCGCGAACTCGGCGAATCGAGCAACAGTGGATACGACAGTCACCACGGTGTTCTCGATGCGACGTCGTTGATTGACCGGATGCTTCGGC
The sequence above is a segment of the Myxococcales bacterium genome. Coding sequences within it:
- a CDS encoding aspartate aminotransferase family protein; the encoded protein is MSQPTLEPELVTKVPGPGSLALAKRLAAAESRNVTCSDPKPIFWERAAGANVWDVDGNRYVDLTAAFGVANVGHAHPKVVAAIADQAKRLLHGMGDVHPPAVKVDLLEALVGRYPGGVPARGVLSSSGSDAIETAIKTAMLATGRPGILAFEGAYHGLALGVLDATSREDFRNPFAERLPDLTVFAAFDDLDAAHRAIRDTEIPIGAVLVEPIQGRGGERVPAPGYLKGLLDLCRANGMLLIADEIYTGFGRTGRWFACEHEDVVPDLLCVGKGMASGMPISACLGRRETMDAWPVSRGEALHTQTFIGHPTGCAAALACIEVLESEGYVERAASLGARALDHLAEHAASRAEIVEIRGRGLMIGIEVVASPGAAVACRRALARGVIALPSGSRGEVVSVTPPLCIDEAAFLAALDVLVESLS